The DNA region CCCGTCGCGAGCGGCAGATCATGGACATCCTCTTCCGCCGGGGACGCGCCACAGCCGCCGAGGTCATGGCGGAGTTGCCGAGCGAGCCGAGTTATTCCACCGTCCGCACGCAACTCCGGGTGCTTGAGCAGAAGGGCCATGCCAGGCACGAAGACGACGGGGTGCGGTTTGTTTATATGCCAGTGGTGGCCAGGCATGCGGCGCGCAAGACCGCACTTCGGCACGTCGTCGAGACCTTCTTCGACGGGTCTCCGGAGAAAGCGGTGGCCGCACTGCTGGGTAACGAGGGCTCGAAGCTCTCAGCTGAACAACTGGACCGCATCGCGACCTTGATCAATAAAGCGCGGAAGGACGGTGGCAAATGAGTGTTCTGTTCGCAAGCCTCATCGATGCGACCGTGATACTCGCGCTCGGGCTGGCAGTGTCAGCAGTGCTGCGGCGCCAGTCCGCAGCTGTCCGCCACGGCGTCCTCACCACCGCTAT from Acidobacteriota bacterium includes:
- a CDS encoding BlaI/MecI/CopY family transcriptional regulator, with translation MPAPLHTTLSRRERQIMDILFRRGRATAAEVMAELPSEPSYSTVRTQLRVLEQKGHARHEDDGVRFVYMPVVARHAARKTALRHVVETFFDGSPEKAVAALLGNEGSKLSAEQLDRIATLINKARKDGGK